TATACACAAATGAAAAAAACCTAGTgtaaaatgcaaataaatatttggaaactacAAAAGACTGATCTTAACgtgcttttttgttttgttgaaagTAGAATAAGTTTGGAACAACGGGACAGGCGGTTGCGTTGCGAGTGGCGGCGGATAAGGCAGCGTTCTACGGCTGCGTGATAACGTCGTACCAAGACACTCTTCTCGACGACAATGGAAACCattacttcaagaactgctataTTGAAGGTGCCACTGATTTCATTTGCGGAAGCGCATCTTCTCTCTACGAAGTAAGTACTAGCTATCACCATTTACATTATTACTTTCATTTATACACATCAAGTTATATCTATATCAACATATTTAATAAACTTTTTCTACACATCTTTTCGATCCGTTACTTTGTTTGATATCTACTGATCTAGCTGTTAATATGTAAGatttatatatagaaagagttcaagttttgtattttttcagCATATGTATATAGTATACCACTCTATAAGCTTAAAATAAATCATGAAATATAGAATACTTAAATAACAGAAAGATGTTAGCTGAAGAGAATAGTAGATTATTCTCTAACTAAACTTGCAAGTTTAATTTGCTTTTTGATGAAATACATTTTTCGCAGAAGTGTCATTTACACTCGTTGTCGCCGAATAATGGGTCGATGACGGCGCAAATGAGATCGTCAGCGACGGATAAATCAGGGTTTTCATTCTTGGGATGCAAGTTAACCGGTACGGGCTCCACGTATTTAGGAAGACCATGGGGAGCTTATTCTAGAGTTGTCTTTGCTTATTCCGTCTTCTCTGATGTGGTTGCACCTCAAGGATGGAACGAATGGGGAGACTCGAGTAAAAGCAAGTAAAAATCATTTGAAaccttttacattttttttgttgcaggtAATGATAATATTTGGACTAACTACTGTATACTAATAATGGTGCAGTACTGTATATTATGGTGAATACAAATGTTACGGTCCGGGAGCAGATAGGAGAGGAAGGGTAAAATGGTCGAAACAATTATCTGACGAGGAAGCCACCGTCTTCATGAGCAAAGATTTTATCGGCGGCAAAGACTGGCTTCGACCTGCGCCTTCTCACTTCAAGACTGCTCTCAAATCAAACCCGAAAGAATAATTGGTTCCATCAATTGATTAATTAAtactctctttcttttctttttttggtcaaacaaatGATTAATACTCTTCCTTGTATATATAACATATCGACTGTAATTAACTGTGTGTGATAGTGTGTATAATATTTAAGACGTGTGATACAATACTGTGTAAATGAACAACTACAACCACCCAATGATTATCACCATTCAGTATGGTATAATAGTATATAGTAAACCACAGTAGattcataaattaaagaaattgattaaaacaaatgaaattttTTGAGAAGACAAACAAAGGAATGAATTTGTTTCGAAACAGAAGTAAAAACCATATTTACAGAAAGTGCTTAGGATTAAAAGGGGAACTAACAAAGAACATTTTTCCTGCAACATATAACAGATTAAACTAATCACACCCTTTTGTTTCCTTCTTTCTTGTTGCCCAATAGGTAGCTAATAagaatttgattttaaaaaatccATCACTACAAAACACTCCAAAATGGTTTAAACCCCATCCATCTCCCATTTTTTCCTGCGTTTCTTCTGGATCAATCAATCAGCACGAGAGCCGCCACTACCAGCACCAGATCTCCTCCCGCTATATTTCTGCCACAGAGATCAAACATTTGATATAAAGTTAGCAACTTTACCCTTAAAGCCATTACTATGAATCTGAAAGATGACCTTTGTAGTCCATAGACCCCACAAACAGTTCAAGGATTACAATCAAAGGTTGTGGAAAAGAGAGAAACCTGTTTGCCGATGCTGAAAGGAATGTACTTGTGCTTAATCATGTGAGAGATCTGGCGTCTCATGGTGAGGACAAAGAGAACGACCCAGTAGCAAAGCAGTATCGGCCAGAAGACAGGAACATCAAAAACCGAGAAGAACGTCATCAGAAAGGCAATGCAGAAGGCCTTAGTCATCGAGTACCTGCAAACACATTTCAATCGTAAAACGATTACGCCACAGAAAGGCAAAGAGGGTAGAGGGTAGTACCAGAATTTGAACTCAGGGAGACGGCGGATAAAGGGCTTGAACTCATCAGAGCCACGAGTAGGGAGAGAAGCTCCACCATCAGAGGCATCGAGCTCAGGGTCAACGAGAGGGGACAAGAAGCCGATGAGGAGGTTGAGGAGGTAGATGCCGAGGCCGTATGAGATGATGTAGAATCCGTGAATTGAGAAAACCCTCAAGCAGTAGATGAGGAAGACGACGAGCGTGCCGATCCACCTGTAGGTTGAGTGAGGTGTCGTCTTGTCGAGATAGTATTTGTAAAGCCTCCACGCCTCGTGTGCTCGCTTTTGTACAGGCGTTGCCACGTCACCACCTCCGTCCATTTGGTGATTTCTTGAAAGCCCTAGAGATCGATTCGATAAAGACTCAGGCCAAATGAAATCAATCGAATCGCGAAAGTCAGATCTGAAATCGGAACTGAATCGTTCCGAAAGGAACGAGGAGTAATTGGAGAAGGGAGAGATTCAAAAAAACTTACGGAAGCTGAATAGTAAGAATGAAAGAGAGCTTTCTTTCTCTGCTGATCCGAAAGAGACCTCGACGAAGGAAGCGGATCTGATTCTGAGCTAAAGGGGACACCAAtgcgaagaagatgaagaatataTCACAAGatatcctttttcttttcttttatttttagttttgctTGCGGGTTATACGTAATTACGAAAAAGCCACCATTATAATTGTTTGTTTCAGTCTAGCCCCCCGAATGTTCTTTCCTACTCTAAATTCACCAACTACTTTGTGTTTGCCACTTATTAACCCAAATTTAACTAACTTGCTTGCTACATTTTACGTTACACGCTCATTTTTTACTACTATatgaatttaaaacaaattaaacattCATACAGTTGATATGTTTAATAATAACGAAGTACCAAATATCACATTGGTACATTCGCAGACAAAACATATTTGTGATTAGTACTTGAAATAGATTACACACTATTAGTTTATCAACTACGTCTTTCTCCGGCTCATGTATTGGTATCTTAGTCTCTACCTAAAGTTTGCGAAGGTCAAATAATATGCAACAGTTGAGGTCATGCATAATCTACAATTTCAAGCCAAGTCAAGACTCATAAGTTACAGTGATAGGAGTGGTGCACCAAAGAAACCATTTAGGGAgcaaatataaaaaacaattcCGAATTAAGTAGACATAATATCTCAAAACAGCTTACTAAAGAGTTTCTTGAGATACAAAGGAGTTTAcgaaaagaaacataaagaacTATAAGAGCTCTGATGATTAATGTCTACATCAAAAGAGTTGAGGTTCGAGAACCAAACCATTAACAAGAGTAAATCTGTTTAGGTGTTGGTGGCACGAGTGTAGATCTGCTGGCTAGAGTGAGCAGCAACCATCCTGATCACACCTTTCGCCATCAGCTCCCTAATCGCCCTCCTTGCTAGAGATCCGTTAATCTACATTTTATAAACATTATTCAATACGGATCACAGTGTTACAATAATATACTATTTGAAGTTCTAGACAAGATCGAGATTGATAACTTAATTATCTCCTAGGATCATACTACTAATTGAGTTACAAGGACATGAAttagtaaaattaaaaagacGAGTATGTAGTAAACATACCCTCATACGGTCGGAGAGAATGGAAGGAGTGATGAGCTTGAACTTGGGAGCCTCAGTGAGAAGCTTGTCGTAAGTAGCCTGATCAAACAGCACCATGTTGTTCACCTTCTCCTTTTGCTTTCCCTTGCTCCacttctgtttttttatttaaggagAAAGAAGACAACAATTAAGAACACAAACACACAAAGCTACATTACATAGATTAAAGTGTCGTAATCTAATTACATTTAATCAAACTCATAATAAACAATAATTCATCCAAACAAGACTAGATCAATCTAGTAAACCTAAATCAAATTCTGCAAAAACTCTACACAGATAGAACAGAGAAATTGAGCACTTTAAAAATCTAATGAACACAAAGTATAGATTACATTTAAAGATGAAACAATAGAGGAAACGaaccttcttcttctgttttCCACCTCCGGATTTAGCCGGCTTCGACGACGGCGGTGGAACCTTTTCCTTCTTTGGCGCCtgagaaataaacataaatttcCAAATTAGACACCCACACAAAGGGATACAAAGCTATATCAAGAgagacggagagagagagagtaaccaTGTTGTTATCGACGGAGACGGGTAATGATCGGCGGGTAGGCTAGAGACGAAAGATGGAGCTTGACGGAGACGACAGTGAGAAAGTGAAGTGGTTTTGTTGTCCCTTGTATATTAGGGTTTCCGAGTTCTTAGCAGGCTGATAAAGCccattaaagttttaataatgAGTCCATTAATCTTATCCAGCCCAATTAAATTTCTACGCTAAGCTTCAGCAGTTGAAGGAACACTGGAACAGGTCCAAGCTTACTAGCTAAGGTGATTTTATTCTATATCCTTTGTGTCTTATATGTGTAAGTGAATGacatttcatgtttttttttgctaagaatacTAATAACATATTAATGATGTTCAGATCTACAATAAGTTAATCTAAGAGCTACTATACTTTGGAAAAAACAAGATAGAACAATGTTTATGAACCTAATAGATTAGATAATTCAACTTGACAACAGAGAATGTATTTTTTTCCTATCCCTCCTTGCCATGATTGTATTCTTCACATCTCTATATATCCCTCGTGCAATCACCATTGGAGTGATAGTGCAGTTATTATGATATAcattgtttatttgttttcataGATGGTAGATTGTCGATTGGactgttattttttttagaataataTTTGCTTTTGCGTTGTTTTACTTTttactattttgttttattttttttttctttttgttttaaggTTTTACCTCGTTGGAGACATTTCATGTTTATTACTTTGTTCGATTTTTAACTAAATTGTTCATGTTTTTATTGACCCTTTGCTTAGTCAAAATGACTTTTGAATGCGCTATGTTTGTTAAGCATTCGAAAGTTTATGTGTATCCTTAAACATAATTATCgtagaaaaaaatttacattattttaaacaaaaacttttTATGGATCATGGATATCAACAAAGATGAAACTCgtagcaaaaaataaaaataacgaAGAATTTCAGTAGGGCCGCGATGGGCCTCACGCccaaatattattgtaaatatatagAGTTTTTGATCACATAATTGGCAAACCGaccttagctcagttggtagagcggaaGACTGTAGTTGTTGCTGTAATCTTTAGGTCGCTGGTTCGATTCCGGCAGGTCGGATTTCTTTTTGAAGAATATCAGATTTCCCACATTAAATGAAGAATAACGggaacaaattttattttgcaCGAACAGTCGCTTTGTGGATAAATAAACCAAATGAATATGTGGCGTCTCAtatctctttttgtttctttttcgaGACTGTTTGTTGTTTTTGGTGTATATCCAGGCAATtacatgtttaaaataaatataattgagTAAGTGACACTGAATCAGCATACACTCACATGCGGGGGAATAAATGTTATAAAATTCACGTAAAAGCAATTACAATTAGATTAATTCTGTGATCAACTTGAGGGAATTTATAATATGTCCCGGTAGACGTACAAGCCATATTTAAGTTATGAAATTCAGATTTTGGTTCTTTATAGATTGGCCACCATAAAAGGGGTACCacttatatattgtattgttctTCGCTAAGGATGCAATTTTCTTGTTTGAATAATAACAAGAGTTTCATCAACTAGATTTATGCGTGAGCTCCATAATCTCTAAATCTATGCTCAAATTATAGATACCAAAGGTAATTCATAGATTTTAAAGGCCCACATACAATTTtatgtaaaagaaaatattctaattGTGTGTTTAGGTCCAATCATTTCTCTTTATAAAAAAGATagttttatcaaatttattgaaTCAAATAACTCAAAACGATATCTACAAAGTGACTATAATATTTAAAGTGTTTTTGATATTGGGTGGGATTgtagcaaaagaaaaacaacaagTGTTTTACATTTGTGGCTGAGCTCCCGCTATTTTCTAAGTGtgatcaaacaaaaaatcaagataaatcaaaattatatatgtaaggATGTTTTAATTCGCTtgaaatagtttattttatacaCATCCAGATAACTAGAACTGGACCAGAAGTACAcagaaattttgaaattgattAATATCTACATTTCTAGAAAagattaaaacattttttatcaaCTGTGGACTGAAATACAAAAACCCATACATAAGAACTTGACAGAGAAAACACTAACAGAGCCATTGTAAGTAATAAGGCTCAAAGTTTTATTTTGATTACACAGTTACACTTCAAATTAATTAAGATATATACCAGCTGATACATAATGTAAGACGTAAATTTATGGATAAGTCTGATTGGTCctaaaacaagtaaacaaaacatatatatacttcataatTTGCACCATGTTGATTGAATGAAGCATCGCGTGACACGTTACGTTCATGGACTACTATGAACAATTGAAGATGTCTTTTAGAAAAAGATGTGGGGCTTTTACCTTTTCTTCAAAGTGTATccaataacaaaaattaaactgaaataaACCACATATATGTGCTTTTTTGTTTCGAAAGAGACAAGACATAAAGAAAGTTAAGAAACACATTAACAAAGAGAAGTTGTAGAAGTATAAGCCATCTCTCAATCTCTTAGTGAAGAAGaaatggtttattttttttttgaaacacattcaTTGCATTTAAAAAGTTAGCCAAAGTTTGTTGTGGCCATTAATACAAGTTCAgaagacagcttcttctttgCCAATTCATCTGCTTCCCTATTAAACTCACGCGAGATCCAAGCAAAAGAGatgaaatcaaaagaaaaactaacagACTTGATATCCTCCACAATGCCGTAGAGTTCCGAGAAAGATTGATCCGAGGTCAAAGCCTTGATAAGTTGAGCACAGTCAGATTCACAGCGGAGCCTTGGGAGTCCAAGATCTCGACATTTTAAAACTGCTTCTCTTAatggtttattatatatttttaaataggagTTAAAGTATTCGtgtatattttgtgtttttgtcaTTTTTCATTGTGAGGTTCCGTATACTGTACATCA
The nucleotide sequence above comes from Brassica napus cultivar Da-Ae chromosome A9, Da-Ae, whole genome shotgun sequence. Encoded proteins:
- the LOC106362665 gene encoding putative pectinesterase 11, encoding MAEMGLYKTKSKHYIDTYYQITIINIFILSLITSSSMASSSSSVDFSTAILIRVDQSGKGDFNKIQEAIDSIPPNLNNSQLYFIWVKPGVYREKVVIPADKPYITLSGTKASTTVLIWSDGEDILESPTLTVFASDFVCRFLTIQNKFGTTGQAVALRVAADKAAFYGCVITSYQDTLLDDNGNHYFKNCYIEGATDFICGSASSLYEKCHLHSLSPNNGSMTAQMRSSATDKSGFSFLGCKLTGTGSTYLGRPWGAYSRVVFAYSVFSDVVAPQGWNEWGDSSKSNTVYYGEYKCYGPGADRRGRVKWSKQLSDEEATVFMSKDFIGGKDWLRPAPSHFKTALKSNPKE
- the LOC106410402 gene encoding protein RER1B-like yields the protein MDGGGDVATPVQKRAHEAWRLYKYYLDKTTPHSTYRWIGTLVVFLIYCLRVFSIHGFYIISYGLGIYLLNLLIGFLSPLVDPELDASDGGASLPTRGSDEFKPFIRRLPEFKFWYSMTKAFCIAFLMTFFSVFDVPVFWPILLCYWVVLFVLTMRRQISHMIKHKYIPFSIGKQKYSGRRSGAGSGGSRAD
- the LOC106365970 gene encoding 40S ribosomal protein S25-4 translates to MAPKKEKVPPPSSKPAKSGGGKQKKKKWSKGKQKEKVNNMVLFDQATYDKLLTEAPKFKLITPSILSDRMRINGSLARRAIRELMAKGVIRMVAAHSSQQIYTRATNT